atatatacaaatatctTGTCTTATACTATATGAGTAAAATATCTTTTGATACTATCTCATAtatctttattcgtgagacgaaTCAACAttactcatatttacaataaaaaaacaataattttgaaataaaaacaattttttttatgagtgacccaaataaaagatccgtttcacaaaattgacatatctaactgtctcacaagagtttGTACTATTGTTATTATAACATATTCAATACTTTTAGATTTCAATAGTGTATGTCAAGCTAAAATAATCTTTGGTTTTTCTTGATATACTAATTTTTATTTACCTAAAATTCCCCTTCCTCACGATAACATtatgtttaaaataaatcaaaatgcaaataactttaaataaaaaattactttaACCTCATTATATTTCTCAcagaatattattatatataaactaatattttatatgaaaattaaaTTACTTGCAAGCAATGATTACAAGGGTTTTACtggtatatattaaatattaattaatattattattgttcACACTATACGCTAGATGAATaatttaatatcaaattttttaaaataaaatagatgTGATTTCTGCACATTATGAGTTCAAATCCGTTCTCGAAAAGCCAAAGATTTATTGGGTTAGTGGTAAAATAAAACGTCAAAATTCGAAAGATCTCAGTTAATTTCTCGTTTATATTAACCGCTAAGTCATATAAAACTAGTATTTTACCCTAGCGATTTACatagtattattttatataattaattattaatattagtaAGTACTGacgttttaaaaattattaaaattgttaatataatataatgaacatatttatattttaaatattattatattaatcatGTTCATATAGTTTGAGATAACACTTAAATGATGATAACAATCTTCTACAATTAAAGCAATTTCTATATCTTGACTGAGTGTAACTgttattaataaaaattttaaaaataaatcgaaaaagtaatattattttttctatcaaaattttaaacaataaataaatattgttaaaaattcaaaaaaattctcatttattagataaataaattttgattaaGACGTATTTTTTGATATcatgttaaataatatttatattaaaattttaattatgatacATGATAGTAGCAATACGAACCATCAAAATACCAATATTCAAATGtaatattacataaaaaaattatattatatttaacatTACAGAtaatattgataattaaatatataaaaataacataaaagtcaaaatcataattgaaattaaatgaaatgatatAATTAATACGACaggtaaatatattttatattttaagagatgtcaaattcaaatttagattttaaaaatgaaatttaaaagaCTTCAAAtttaatacatttttatttcttatctgttttcaaatatttaattttgtctaacaaatatttttttaataacaattttttatataattttccaAATATCGCAAAACTTTGgttttcatatatataaattatccACTCTGATTCAAtaataaagacaaaaacttatgtgagacggtctcacgggtcatagttgtgagacagatctcttatttggatcatcagtgaaaaaatattattttttaagctGAGAGTATCATTTTTAATTGTGAATATGAGGATGATTGACCGATCTTACATATTAGAATCCGTGagacgtgagacggtctcacatgataccTGCTCCAATATAAATATAGAAAATAAATCCTTCCCAATTTCACACCTATCATTCAAATTTTCAACCATTTGTCCCTACAATGGTCAAAACTGTGCGGTCTCCTTTTTTTATTCCATATGTTTGTCTTTATGGTGAAGTGTGTACAGTCCAACTTTCCACAACACATCCACACCACTCGCCCCCCATGATGTATGCCCCCGTGGCTTTCGCCCTTTCGGTAGGGGTGTTCGAATTTTGATCTCAACCGGAACAAAGacttggatttgatgtttttgttttgttcatCAGTAATTTTTTGATTGAATTAatgtttttgacataaaaatcaaTCCGGAGCACGAAAATAACCAGATTGTATTGAAATATATGATTTGGACATAAAGTTAGAACAGAAAACAAAAGTCATACTTAATGAAATGAATTAATTGTTATCGAATTTAGATATTTTCAAAACGAAAAAGATCATAAAACCAAAACAACGTAGTGACATTACCAACCCAACGTCTGTTTACAATCTTGataatcataaattcaaatgatTTCGAAGGAGTGATTTAGACACCTGGTTCGGATATGTAAAACTCAAAAAGTACTTTTCCATTGTGGTAGCCGTTAAGTTTCACTTTCTCGATATAGACGTGCTGCAATGATCAGATTTAACttgtcaatttttttaatatatttcaaGATCTTAAGTGGGGTCAAAATCTAACGCCCGAGCATGATTTTAAGCTACGTTTGATTGGaggataaaataatgaaatgattaagagagaaatgataaaaaattatttgaattagataatgataaaataatattatatttgctACGATTGTTAAgggaaaaaacttgtgtgagacgatctcacgggtcgtatttgtgagacaaatcttttatttggatcatccatgaaaaaatattaatttttatgctaagagtattactttttattgtgaatatgagtagggttgacccgtctcatagattaagatccgtgagacggtatcaTATTTGACCCACTCACTGTTAAGAATGTGATAAATAATAATCTTTTGATGAATTGACAAAATTGCTCATTCAGTTTTGTGGCGGCGGTCGACGAAGGCGGCGAACAACGGTGGTCGGCCGACCGGATGCGACGGCGGCGACGGTCTGGCTATCGGCCGACAGGTGGAGGGGTGGTCGTCCGGCGATCGGCGGCAGCGGCGGTGGTCGGCCAACGGTGGGGGTGGTCGTCCGGCGGTGGGTGgagggaagtggtggtgagtttggattTAGCAGAAggataaaattgaaaaaaatatgaTGCATTAAGAGTGAGATAAATAATCATAAGGATTGATGAGTGATTATTTTATCACACCTCAtttaacctaatcattcataggagggattgacttggttaaataaaaaACTACCAAACATGTGATTAAGtgagttaaaaaaaataaacctaCCTAATCACCCCAACAAACGCAGTCttagtatttaaaaaaaatgacacACATCAAGATCTTAGTCGAATACGATGGAATTTTCCGTTTTCCCAAGTTGCGACCCCAAACAGGCCACTGAAAAAACCGTGACTTGTGACCCAATTTCAACACAAAATAAAAGCGTAGCACAGAAGATGACATTACCCCTTGAGAGCAGCTTAACCTCGGAATTTACAAAATTAAGTTAATCAGACAAACAAACCAAGCCAAGATATGAAATCATTAATTACCCCCGTCAAGGTCTAGGCCATGTTTTTGTTTTCAAACTTTCCATGGTTTACGCATTAAATCCCATTCCCTTTTTCCCACTTTTTTGGCAATGATGGCTATATTTTGTATGAGCAAACTAGTTTTTTAATTGGAAAATATCTCTCCTCTGTGACTTTTCATTTCACGGGAACGATGGGGGTGGCGATGCATACCAAGTCCGACTCCGAGGTGACCAGCATCGAAGCCTCAACGCCGCCGCGGTCCCCGCGCCGGCCGTTGTACTACGTCCAGAGCCCGTCTCACTCGCAGCACGATCTGGAGAAAATGTCATACGGGTCAAGTCCGTTCGGGTCCCCGGCCCACCATTTCCAGTACCACTGCTCACCTATCCACCACTCTCGTGAATCCTCTACTTCAAGATACTCAGCTTCGTTGAAGAATCCCAGAAACATCGGCGGCGGGTGGAAGAGGATGCAAAGGAAGTACGATGAACTGGGGGATGAAGACGGGGAGGACGTTGAAGGTGATGAAGGCGACATGAAGGATGGCGGGCAGGTGAGGTTTTACGCGGTGTGCTTCTTGTTTTCGTTCGTGGTGCTTTTTTCGACGTTTTCTTTGATTCTTTGGGGTGCAAGTCTGGCTTACAAGCCCAGGATAATCGTGAAGGTGAGGCCAAGCTTTTCCTATTAGTGCTTTCTTTGCTTCATTTCTTTTCCTGTCTcttaatttttttgaattaaAAACAATGTGAATTAACAATCTTTAAACTGGTCAGCCAAGTTCTtgtcttttttctttcttttttgaaGGAATTCTTTGTTTTATGATATGTTCTTGTTTATAATCGTAAAGGCTTGTGTTAAATCCATCGGTTCTTGGGGGGTTTTTGAAGATAAAGGTTCCAACTTTTGCAGTGCCTGGTTTTTTAATCTTTTTGGTTTCGATGGAGTCTATGCAATAGTTCAATTTACAGGATTGGATGCTAAACAGCCGTGGGGCCCTCGCGCTATTTGATTCGAGAGATTATTACAATgggatttactatatatatcgaaagaaaaatcataaattttaaatgaCCCATTaatgttgaattaataaaatcaaatttgGAGTAAATAATcggatatttataataataaatataaaataataaatgagaAGATAAAATTCCACAAGTTTGGCTGTGTGTAATAAATGAGGAGTGTCAGAAATGACTTTTGCAGTACTTTGGATGATGATGCGCAGAACATTTTGTTTGAGAATTTCAATGTTCAAGCGGGAATGGACAGCACGGGGGTGCCCACGGATATGCTATCTTTGAATTCGACGGTCAGGATCTTTTATAGGAACCCATCCACATTCTTTGGTGTCCACGTCAGCGCCACTCCTCTCGAGCTTCACTATTTTGACCTCAAGGTGGCTTCGGGTCAGGTATAACTTGTGTTTTTACTGTCAAATGTGCATTTAACATGTCCTTTTACCAAATACTTGTATAAATGTTAGAAGAAATATAAGGTATAGTGCAAATAGCTAAATTTAGTATAGGAAAATAACATTTAATACTTAAATGAATAGCTATCGATGCTAAAAACAACCGAGATCTAATGAGAATTTGCGCGTAGCTCCTTGTCTTTGACATCAAAAAAGGGACATGTGAGAATTTTGTCATAGCTAGTGAAACAAGAAAGACAAGGATCTATATCCAATACGCAATAAAAAAGGTGCCACTTTTTCAGAATTGTTCATTGTGTGATCACAATTCAGGGCTATGATTCCATATGATTAGTTGTTTATCTGGATCCATTCATGATTTGTCCTTGAGAATTTCATGTCTATTCGCTTGGccttttaaattttctttgatACGTTGAGCTGCGCAGGTGAGGAACTTCTACGAGTCGAGAAAGAGTCAGCGAACGGTGATGCCGGTAGTCGAGGGGCATCAAGTGCCACTCTACGGCGGGATCCCGCTGCTCAGTGGCACTAAAGGCCATCTGGAGAGCACCCCTGTGCCATTAAACCTGACATTCGTGATGCGGTCCAGGGCGTACATTTTGGGGAGGTTGGTGAAGACCAAGTTCTACCGAAGCGTATTGTGTCAAGTTATAGTGAGAGGTACTCATCTGGGCAAGCCTCTTAATTTGACCAAATCTCAATCCTGTGTTTATCGTTCGTGACCAGGAAATGAACCAATTTATTTATACTCATTATCATCGTTTTCCTTTGGGTGCTACATTGCATCTTAACTTCCCTTTTGTGATTATTTATGTTTGGCACCGAATTGTACATTTGTTTTCTGGCTGGCTTGTGACAGTTAATTTTTTCTCTTATTAATTTAATTCGTACACTGAGCAACTTTACTATCAAAATCTTTAGCTTTAAAATATGCATCTCTACAATTTCGATCTCGATCAGATCGTGTTACTGCCTAGGTCTCTGAAGAATTTGGCATCTAACCCGTTAACTATCAAAGAACAAACATTAAGCTAACAACTGTGCCCAGTAAATCAACGCTAATGTTTAGGCACCACATTTTACCGATTGGATGGGGCTTCTTCGTGGCAAACCCACGTGAAACAGGGATATACCAGAGTTAGAGGGAGTGTGATTGAGCCTATGGCGGCTCCTAAACTTGGTAGAAACGGGAAAGCATTTGCTATGAAATACGTTAAGCTGCTGAACAAGATTTTAGTGTAGCCATCCGGGCATGGCTGGTTTTTCTTGCTGATGTAGAGATGTTCCAAGTTGTCGTGCACAGGCATGGCATAGATTTGGAAGGCGCGatgttataataaatatatggcACTGATTATGTACTTCGATGTATGATTCTGGTGAAACTTTGTAAAGGCACCAAGAATTCCTCCGGTCACAATCACCTAAAGGGTCAAGAGACCATTTAACTGAGTATCTCATGCATTTGGCACTCAGAGCAAGATTAATCATcggaattttatttatttgtttctgTTTTTTATGAAATATTCATCAGAATTTATGTCTAAATATTAGTTTACCTTACTTCCGTACGCCCAGTGCGTAACAATTGCCAGCGGATACATGGACGTAGCAACCAGCGGATATGAAACAGTAACTCACCTACACATGGGATTGCGCGAGGGCTGTGTTGGACTGGTAGGCAGCTTCCCCTGTGACCATAAAAATTATGCGTCAAAATGGGTAAAGTGTATGTACACGTGAGTTTTTTTACCTACAAGATACgagtaaattttaatatttggaTTCTCCGTACATGATGTGATTTTCATTAAAATATGAGGTCTCACGTGTTCTAATAGTGTAAGGGACGGAGAGACTAACGAACTCCACGTGAACATAGTGTGTTGACAATTCAATTGCACCTACTTCAATCAACCACtggttaattatttaaaagttgAAATAACTGTATGTATCTCGAGCACACCTCGAAAAGCAAGAGCAATGGTTCTGATACTATTCAACACATTCCGAATTCTAGCACCTGCTAGCATCGATAGGCTCCAACTTCAGAGTTGTCGCGTATGCTCCCGACCATGTTGATTAGAGCTTGGTTTACTCCTTTTATCAAACCATTATAATCTAGGGAACTAGGCATTACGCATCCGACAACTATTACATGCTCTTAAAAACACTTGACAAATGAAGCAAGTCCTTGTCCATTCGTAATGTATCGACCATTGTATTCACTTTAATTTTATCGGCCCCTACAATCTTAATTCGTTATTCACTTTTCGTTTTGCTACTCCAATCTTACATATATTAATCCAATATTCCATTCTTGTTATGAACaagtagatatatatatatgtttcatgaataagcataaaaaataataaattatatcaGTGTATGAATGCATAATCTCTAATATAATATTTTCGTACACATCTAAATACTAGTTTTGGACATATTGTTAAATCCTTCTGTCACTTTATTGGTTTTGATGTCCTGGAAAGGGCATGGATCATCTTTGGACTCCGGCAGGAATGAAGGACGAAAGCAGGACAAGTCCAGAGTTGGTCTCGGGAAGCCAAGAAGAGACCGGGTGGAAGCCAGCCAAGGTAAAGAAATAGTAACATGTTTAAACAACCTCGAGAATGCAGCAACCTAGGAAGCATATCAGACCTCTGTGGACTCATACAAGCATGAGCTCATATTCTTGATTGGGCAATACATGGTTGAATGATACTGCATGGGTGGAAAAGGTGTCTGGCCATAGTGAAGCATTTGGCATTCCGGGCACTTGCAACACATTGGAGTTTTCCCTAACCAGGCAATGCTGTTAGCCCGAGAAGTTTAAGTTAAGTGATCGTGGACCTTGTCCATGGTAATCAAGGGGTCTATTGTCATCCACGTTTACAGACCATCCACCCGGGCTCACGTTACCCGGTCACAAACAGGAATCGTCCAAGTCGGTTCTTTCCTACTCAGATCGAACATGAGGAGATGTAAAAGGGGCCCATAAGTATTGGTCACCATACCTCGTAATCATTAATATGACCGTCATAACTACTGTCAGAAGACAAGGTATGGGTAGATGTATAATCAGGAACAATGTTCAGGCTTTGCAATCGATGTTATCTTCTCCCCAATAAATACTCAATTTTTCTCATTCATTTGGGACATGAGATATTTCATTATACTACATTCAATAAATTCTCTCTTTTACTTAGTGTGTCTTGTACTGACTTGAGCATCGAATGGCCACGCTGAAAACCCTTCTGGCGCCCACTGACATTTTATTGTTGAGTGTATGTAGATCATCCGACCTAAGCTCATCCTACTCGGTCAAGAGTACTCAAGGAATAGGTCAGGCTAGCCGACCTTATCCTACTCGGTAAATAGTACTCAAAGTATAGGTTATGTAAGGAATTcacatcgtattatcgtaaatcatattttgattcccgaaaattcatgaaattgtcatattataaagtgtgtgaAGTATATAATTGACAatgaaattgaaaaaatatgTTGTCATAATGAaagattttattattaattgatTTGTGTTTGAAAAGTATGCTGAACCACAATACAGAAGTGACACATGTTACAATTTCTAGCATAATTATCTGAGTATTATTGCAAAAGAAATGAAACTAATTTCATTAGAAAGCTAATACATATCACTAAAACTTTTATGTTTTGAGTTCTGTCCAAATTCATTTGAATATAGGGGCAAAATCATTCCGAAATACATCATGTGCATTGAAATTCCTGCACTAACACATTTTAGGAGAATCAATTTCATGACTAATGTCCACATCGAGTGAGGTTAGTGGCAAATGAAAGTCAAGacatagatctacaactttTGTGTTGACGACGTTTGCTAATTAGAATCTTAAAATAGCATTTATAAAATATCTTTTCGGATATAACAATGTGAACCCGTGTAGGAAGTGGCGCTCCTACGCGCGAAGAAATCCCAAACCATTTCTAGACAGAACTAGGAGcgtatatatgtatctatatatcgGTTGTTTGTATGTAGTTGATTTCAGTCATGTGTGGGCTTATTTTATGATGTGATATGTTTAGAAGAGACTTTATTATATACTATTTTTGGTATTGTAATTATAGTTGACACATTTTGGGCtcatttaaagaaaatttttattcgttttctgctgtaattaattaactataATCAAATTACAttgtaataatgattaagagTTAAGGACCCATAGGTCAGGCCAGCCAACCGAGATCTTCCTACCATGTCAAGAGTACTCATAGTGCAGGCCAGACCATCCGAGCTCATCTCATCATGTTAAAAACCTTCAGAGATTAAGTACACATATTTGCTTTgtaaattgataaaaaaaaatcgtgaCGAGCATCATCATTAGCAACGTCTGTGGGAAATAAATATAAACGGAGATATGTTTTCCAATCGAAACTCAACTCAGAGAGATCCCTCTGGTAGGGAGACCACAGACTCAGTGGTACCCCGCGGTAATCCATTCCCTGGTGACCCTCAACCAATTGTCATTGTCGCTCCGGAGTTACTGGCCCAGTGGATAGCCGTGGCTGTTCAAGAGGCAACGACAGACATGTAACCTCCCGACGAGAAGCACCCACAAAGGGGAGGTGGAGGTGGTGATAGTTCTTAGGTTTGCAAAACAACCAAAATCTCCCGGGAGTCATGACGCTCTGTGTTGCATATTTTTTGCTCAAAAGTGCACGattttcaagttttaatataaGAGAGTAAAGTATCGTTCTCATGAGAAGTGTATATACAAAAGTATATccgtgcttgtaattaaaatagtcacgactttatctagaaaaatcaataagAGGTTTAGTTTACTgaaaacgaattaattgaaaataaaaattattcgaATCACCGAATTGAGCAAATATCAATGAAAGAAAACatctagaggaatgatttcaCTTAATTTACACGATAACTATTCCTGgttgaatttatattcatgaattcTGATAAGCCCAAATCTTATAGAGATTTTagggatttatttttataatatttttacttATCTGTAATTATTATCCTTAATTTTGTGCTTAtctgaattaattttataatatttttagatttgaataaaatattaaaaatgctTAATTGGGAGATAAGATGATTTtacaaaatttcaaagaaaaacaaataccaaaagaaaagaaataaaatattcttatattttattctcTTGAGAATATTGAAGTTTTGGAAGAAAATCTATGCAAATATGATAGAGAGGAagccttaaaattgaaaaataaaatctttACAATCTTATCTACAATGTTTAAAAATGAGATGAGCTTCAACGAGTTGGATGATTAGGCCCATGAAGAAATATAAAAGGCATCGTATGTGTGCAGCAAGATAGGTGGCGCAGAAAGATAAAAAGAAAAAGCACTGTGGAAAGGAGCAGGCAGAGAAGAGATACATGAAGGAGGGGAATGAAGAGAGCATAATAGAGGAGGAGAGagaagaaaggaaataaacagTGAGGCAGAAGCGTACAAAGGGAATAGAAGAAAGGAGAGATAACAGAAGTGAACAGAAGATTACACGGAAGACAACATTAGAGAGGAAGAAGGTTTCAGTGAAGACAACAAAAGACTGCACATAAGACATCTACACGGTGGAAGATAGAAGGCAGAAGCATGAGGAATTACTCATTACACGTCGAAAATCACTGAGAATTCCtcttatttcttctttattttttttttcttctatgaaattaaatatgacttttctcttatgttttgaattcatggaataattttatttagactAAGATCACGATAGGACCAAACAATACTTTGTTTGATATTTGGTTTATtttcaatatattatttttcttgatttaaTTATTGATTGATGTTAGTTTACTATTTCTTATTAATAGTCTGATCAACTATTTACATGTTTGTAGATTAATCACGAATCTGAAGATGATTGATTAAATATAGCAACAATGATGTCATCAACACATTGTTAAACtaactagaaatagtattcgttTTCAGTGTGCGGTTTTAGTTGAAAACTGAAATTCCACGAAGATTTAATGCATTTAGgtctaattaaattcaattagaaataattggactgttagattTAAATTGATTTATTAACTCGAAGAATCGTTTAATAAATAGAATTGAGGATTTCACGTGGTCTGGcaagaattaaataattaattgaattttaaCACGTGTCAACATAGTAGAGTTTGGTACTGTTGCGTatcgtatttatttatttgaatccCTCCTTGACATTTGAATCCCTAGTTTTTAAtgacaattattttatttaatattttagatTAATAATCCATATATAaattctagtaattaaatattagtctctgtgagatcgatacttggactcatAATCCATTTACTATAAGTTGACATAGTCGCTTGCTAGATTCATTCCCAACCGAAATGGTCGGTCAATTTTTTGGCGTCATTCCCGGTGACTAATTTATTGAATATTAGAATAAATTGTTTGCTAGAGACTAGacgaattatttaatttatttttattttattgtgaGGTACTTCGAGATGCACTTGGAGCTTTAGCAACTGGTAGTCACTTGTTTAATAGAGATTACAATAGTGCGATGCACTTGTTAGATGATATGACAGATTTCGACTACCACTGGCAATTGTGATCCTTTATTGCAGGGTTGGAGTCACCAATATTTCTTTCAGCAGAGATAGGTAAGAAATATTTGGAAATTCACATCAACTCTTGCATTTCATAGATGAACAGATTGAGCTTCTGGTGCAACCAGTTTCTGAAATCCGCCAAGAGAATGTAGCGATTTTTTCCGATCAATTAACGACCAATCAGGTATGGGTGAATGATGACAACTCAAACAACCAAGGTTTGGAGAGTAATTAAAATCATGTAGAAACTTCACCTGAATCTATTCTTCCACAAGTATTTGAGCTGGAGGAAGAAGAATTCTTTGAGGAATCCCTATGCAAAAAGATGAGGCAGAAGTGAAGTTGGAAGATGTAGAAGAACACAAGTCGAAGTatttcaactcatatatggtcTTAACATATATTCCACAAGCATATTCTTTTTTTCCATCAACGCAAACTCAAGAATATTACATCCTCTACGAGCTTGATCATGGATTAGATTGTTCTTCCCCTGATAACCAGTTTTTGCCGAGTGCTGCTGGAGCGACGAGCGTGCATGCAATGTCAATATTATGCCAAGCTTGAGGGCAAACatagtgtggggcccttagctcctaatcgttattacaatgcaatctgattagggttaattaatcacagcggaaaacgagtttaaaatttctttatgaTGAGCCCGaatctttttatttgaatactaaaaatagtatctcatctcacgtcataatcatgcccacgcgtaatcacaaccaatcacatacaaacatctcatatcctcgggacatgccccagtatatagatacatatacatatatactgggaacaagacataaatataaacctcagcccaagctgtggctcccaccagaagtaccctctccggtctcctgatatcctggagtacctgccattgtccacacacaaagacaacaacagccccccttgggggtgagcaaagatccgtatggaacaaccaatcatatataccacagatatctaaacaatgatatatggtatgcaatgcatgtatgtcgtggaggtatcaggtcaaatgcccatccactgagcacatgtcataatcaatcgaatcgctatcaaatcaaatcaatgctcgagctggcacaccggccgatatgggaatacacgtatgatagcgtcggcaaagcgccatcaaatcccacatctcatatc
This region of Primulina eburnea isolate SZY01 chromosome 14, ASM2296580v1, whole genome shotgun sequence genomic DNA includes:
- the LOC140812195 gene encoding uncharacterized protein isoform X1; the protein is MGVAMHTKSDSEVTSIEASTPPRSPRRPLYYVQSPSHSQHDLEKMSYGSSPFGSPAHHFQYHCSPIHHSRESSTSRYSASLKNPRNIGGGWKRMQRKYDELGDEDGEDVEGDEGDMKDGGQVRFYAVCFLFSFVVLFSTFSLILWGASLAYKPRIIVKNILFENFNVQAGMDSTGVPTDMLSLNSTVRIFYRNPSTFFGVHVSATPLELHYFDLKVASGQVRNFYESRKSQRTVMPVVEGHQVPLYGGIPLLSGTKGHLESTPVPLNLTFVMRSRAYILGRLVKTKFYRSVLCQVIVRGTHLGKPLNLTKSQSCVYRS
- the LOC140812195 gene encoding uncharacterized protein isoform X2; the encoded protein is MGVAMHTKSDSEVTSIEASTPPRSPRRPLYYVQSPSHSQHDLEKMSYGSSPFGSPAHHFQYHCSPIHHSRESSTSRYSASLKNPRNIGGGWKRMQRKYDELGDEDGEDVEGDEGDMKDGGQNILFENFNVQAGMDSTGVPTDMLSLNSTVRIFYRNPSTFFGVHVSATPLELHYFDLKVASGQVRNFYESRKSQRTVMPVVEGHQVPLYGGIPLLSGTKGHLESTPVPLNLTFVMRSRAYILGRLVKTKFYRSVLCQVIVRGTHLGKPLNLTKSQSCVYRS